A genomic segment from Spinacia oleracea cultivar Varoflay chromosome 3, BTI_SOV_V1, whole genome shotgun sequence encodes:
- the LOC110782390 gene encoding cleavage and polyadenylation specificity factor subunit 1 isoform X3, whose protein sequence is MLSALSINTTMKQHPLIWSAMNLPHDAYKLLAVPSPIGGVLVISTNAVYYHSQSMSCALAVNTFAVSADGSQEMPRSNFIVELDTAHATWLANDVAMLSTKTGELLLLTLVYDGRIVQRLDLVKSRASVLTSDITTIGNSLFFLGSRLGDSLLVQYTSGTAPTSSASSVKEEVGDIEGDAPSMKRLRRSSSDALQDMVGGEELSLYGATPNKADSAQKSFAFAVRDSLINIGPLKDFSYGLRINANPNATGMAKQSNYELVCCSGHGKNGALCVIQRSIRPEMITEVELPGVKGIWTVYHKSSRSHNSDASKISPEEDEYHAYLIISLEARTMVLETADLLGEVTESVDYYVQGRTIAAGNLFGRRRVIQVYARGARILDGSYMTQELTFGTSSTEPGTGSDSVTVSAVSIADPFVLLKMSDGSIQLLVGDPSNCTVAINVPSVFEGSKKSISACTLYNDRGPEQWLRKASTDAWLSTGVGEAIDGSDGLPHDGDIYCITCYDNGTLEILDVPGFKCIFSVEKFMSGKAYLTDSYGKELLLKPDKITEDTTGQARKENVQNIKVSELAMHRWSGQHSRPFLFGILTDGTILCYHAYLFEAQENAKNEDGKGGNDRITLDSTSSSRLRNLRFLRIPLDMHTREEVSEEGSLPRISIFNNIGGHQGFFLSGLRPAWFMVFRERLRVHPQLCDGSIVAFTVLHNVNCNHGFIYVTSQGFLKICQLPSGPSYDNYWPVQKMPLKGTPHQVTYFAEKNLYPIIVSFPVIKPLNQILSSLVDQETGHQIEHDNLSSDELQRTYTIDAFEVRILEPEKSGGIWQTKATISMQSSENALTARMVTLLNTTSKENETLLAIGTAYVQGEDVAARGRVLLYALGRSDNPQNLVSEVYAKELKGAISAVASLQGHLLIAAGTKIILHKWTGTELNGVAFFDAPLHVVSLNIVKNFILLGDIHKSIYFLNWKEQGSQLSLLAKDFGSLDCFSTEFLIDGSTLSLVVSDELKNVQVFYYAPKLSESWKGQKLLSRAEFHIGAHVTKFLRLQMLPASSDKPNSTPIPDKTNRYALLFGTLDGSIGCIAPLDELSFRRLQSLQKKLVDAAPHVAGLNPKSFRQFQSSGRAHRPGPDNIVDCELLCHYEMLPLEEQLEIANQIGTTRSQILSNFNDLSLGTSFL, encoded by the exons ATGCTTTCAGCCCTTAGTATCAATACAACAATGAAGCAACATCCCCTTATATGGTCAGCTATG AACCTGCCACATGATGCATACAAGCTGCTTGCAGTTCCTTCTCCAATTGGTGGTGTTCTTGTAATCTCCACTAATGCTGTTTATTATCACAGCCAG TCTATGTCATGTGCTTTGGCTGTGAACACTTTTGCAGTTTCAGCTGATGGCAG CCAAGAGATGCCAAGATCAAATTTTATTGTGGAGCTTGATACTGCCCATGCAACTTGGTTGGCTAATGATGTAGCCATGCTGTCAACTAAAACTGGTGAACTACTTCTGTTGACACTTGTTTATGATGGAAG GATTGTGCAGAGGCTTGACCTTGTGAAGTCCAGGGCTTCTGTTCTCACATCG GATATTACAACGATTGGAAACTCTTTGTTCTTTCTGGGTAGCCGCCTGGGAGACAGCCTGCTTGTGCAATATACTTCTGGAACTGCTCCTACATCCTCGGCATCTTCTGTGAAGGAAGAG GTTGGGGATATTGAAGGCGATGCCCCATCAATGAAACGCCTACGACGCTCATCGTCAGATGCTCTGCAAGATATGGTTGGTGGTGAGGAACTTTCTTTATATGGCGCAACTCCCAATAAAGCAGACTCTGCACAG AAATCTTTCGCATTTGCAGTGAGGGATTCATTGATAAATATTGGTCCTCTGAAGGATTTTTCATATGGTTTAAGGATCAATGCAAACCCGAATGCCACTGGAATGGCTAAGCAGAGTAATTATGAACTG GTTTGTTGTTCTGGACATGGGAAAAACGGTGCGCTTTGCGTTATTCAGCGTTCAATTCGCCCAGAAATGATCACTGAG GTTGAACTACCTGGAGTTAAAGGGATTTGGACTGTCTATCACAAGAGTTCTCGCAGTCATAATTCTGATGCGTCCAAGATATCACCTGAGGAGGATGAATATCATGCATATTTGATCATAAGCTTAGAGGCACGAACAATG GTTCTTGAAACAGCTGATCTTCTCGGGGAAGTTACTGAAAGTGTTGACTATTATGTTCAAGGGCGTACAATTGCTGCAGGAAATTTATTTGGAAG GCGTCGTGTTATCCAGGTCTATGCTCGTGGTGCCCGAATCCTAGATGGTTCATACATGACCCAAGAACTAACTTTTGGAACTAGCAGCACTGAACCAGGTACTGGATCTGACAGTGTAACTGTTTCAGCAGTGTCGATCGCTGATCCGTTTGTACTGCTAAAGATGAGTGATGGTAGTATACAGCTTCTTGTTGGAG ATCCTTCCAATTGTACTGTAGCCATAAATGTTCCTTCAGTGTTTGAAGGTTCAAAGAAATCAATCTCTGCTTGCACACTTTATAACGATAGGGGTCCCGAGCAATGGCTTCGGAAGGCCAGTACGGATGCTTGGCTTTCAACTGGTGTTGGTGAGGCTATCGATGGGTCAGATGGGTTGCCACATGATGGGGATATCTACTGTATCACTTGCTATGATAATGGCACCCTTGAAATACTTGACGTGCCAGGTTTTAAATGCATTTTTTCTGTGGAAAAATTCATGTCTGGAAAGGCCTATCTTACGGATTCCTATGGCAAAGAGTTGCTCCTAAAACCTGACAAGATAACCGAGGATACGACAGGTCAGGCCAGAAAAGAAAATGTGCAGAACATTAAAGTTTCTGAGTTGGCAATGCACAGATGGTCTGGACAGCACAGCCGCCCTTTTCTGTTTGGAATACTGACAGATGGAACTATTCTTTGTTACCATGCGTATTTATTCGAGGCTCAGGAAAATGCTAAAAATGAAGATGGAAAAGGAGGAAATGATAGGATTACTCTTGATAGTACAAGTTCTTCAAGGCTGCGAAATTTGAGGTTTCTCCGCATTCCCTTGGATATGCACACACGAGAGGAGGTGTCAGAAGAAGGTTCTCTGCcacgcatttcaatattcaacaaTATTGGTGGACATCAGGGATTTTTTCTTTCCGGGTTGAGACCAGCTTGGTTTATGGTCTTCAGGGAGCGCCTGCGTGTTCATCCACAG CTATGTGATGGATCCATTGTCGCCTTTACAGTTCTTCACAATGTGAATTGCAATCATGGTTTTATATACGTAACCTCACAG GGTTTTCTTAAAATTTGCCAGCTTCCTTCTGGACCGAGTTACGACAATTACTGGCCTGTGCAGAAA ATGCCACTGAAGGGCACTCCCCATCAAGTCACCTACTTTGCCGAGAAGAATTTATACCCAATAATTGTTTCGTTTCCT GTTATAAAGCCATTAAATCAGATTCTGTCATCTCTGGTTGATCAAGAAACTGGCCATCAGATTGAGCATGACAATCTTAGTTCCGATGAGCTACAGAGAACTTACACTATAGATGCATTTGAAGTTCGGATCTTGGAGCCAGAAAAATCTGGTGGAATCTGGCAAACAAAAGCTACCATTTCTATGCAAAGTTCAGAAAATGCTCTCACTGCACGAATGGTTACCCTGCTA AACACAACCAGCAAAGAGAATGAAACACTTTTAGCTATTGGAACAGCATATGTGCAAGGGGAGGATGTGGCTGCAAGAGGACGTGTGCTCTTATATGCCCTTGGAAGATCAGATAATCCTCAAAATTTG GTTTCCGAAGTGTATGCCAAGGAGTTGAAGGGTGCTATATCTGCTGTAGCTTCGCTTCAAGGTCATTTGCTGATAGCTGCTGGTACCAAAATTATCTTGCACAAATGGACTGGTACAGAGTTGAATGGCGTGGCATTCTTTGATGCTCCCCTGCATGTTGTGAGCTTAAATATT gttaaaaattttattctccTTGGGGACATTCACAAGAGCATATATTTTCTTAACTGGAAGGAACAAGGTTCTCAGCTTAGCTTGTTGGCAAAGGATTTTGGGTCACTTGATTGTTTTTCAACTGAGTTTCTGATCGATGGGAGTACACTCAGCCTTGTGGTTTCAGATGAACTGAAAAACGTCCAG GTTTTTTACTATGCGCCAAAGCTGTCTGAGAGTTGGAAAGGACAGAAGCTTCTTTCAAGAGCTGAATTTCATATCGGTGCACATGTGACGAAATTCCTGCGATTGCAAATGCTTCCTGCTTCATCTGATAAACCCAATTCTACTCCAATCCCTGATAAAACTAATAGATACGCTCTATTATTCGGTACTCTTGATGGAAGCATTGGCTGTATTGCACCACTTGACGAGTTATCATTTCGGAGGCTTCAATCGCTGCAGAAAAAGCTTGTTGATGCTGCTCCTCATGTTGCTGGGCTAAATCCAAAATCCTTTCGCCAGTTCCAGTCAAGTGGTAGGGCACATCGCCCTGGACCTGACAACATAGTTGACTGTGAGCTGCTTTGCCA TTATGAGATGTTACCACTGGAAGAACAACTAGAAATTGCCAACCAGATTGGAACTACTAGGTCACAAATTTTATCCAACTTTAACGACCTTTCTCTAGGAACGAGCTTTCTGTAA